The Pectobacterium sp. A5351 genome contains the following window.
TCACATGCTGTAGGAAATAACGGCGTGCCGCGAGCTTATCCATCTCGAACTGGATATTCCCCTCTGCGTCGTAGAGGTTGAGCATCGCGTTCAGCGCATGGTAGTCGAGTGTATGGTAATCGAGCGAGTGGGCATCCGCTTCGGCTTTGGTTGCCTTTGCACTCACGTGGTCTGTTGTTGCCAAAATTCAGTTACTCCCTTACGCACGTTTGCAACGTCTTCTGCCGTGCCGAGCAATTCAAGGCGGTACAGGTAGGGCACCTGACATTTCTGCGCAATGATGTCGCCAGCGATGCAGTACGCTGCACCGAAATTGGTATTGCCTGCGGCAATCACGCCGCGCAGGTAAGCGCGATTGTGCGGATCGTTGAGAAAGGTGATGACCTGACGCGGCACAGCCCCTTTCGTGCTGCCTCCGCCGTAGCTGGGGACAACCAGAATATAGGGGCGATCAACTTTCAATGCAGGCTGCTCTGTCGCTATCGGGATTCTCAGGGCGGGTAAGCCCACCCTGGAAATGAAGCGATGTGTGTTTTCCGACTGGCTGGAGAAATAGACCAGCGGGTTCATATTGCCCCCTTACTGCAATTGCAGGGCGGCGTTCAGAGTACTGATCTTATCCGGGCGGAAGCCGCTCCAATGATCGTCGGCCGTCATCACGACGGGCACCTGCTGATAGCCCAACGCTCTTACCTGCTGCAACGCCTGTTCATCTTCAGTTAAGTCCACCAGTTGATAGTGAATTCCTTGCTTATCCAGCGCACGACATGTGGCGTTGCATTGAACACAATCTGGCTTAGTGAAAATAGTAATACGCATGATTCGTATTTACCCTTTGGCGTGAAAGAAGTATGTCGGAGCGGCTATCTTCAGGGTATGTGCACCCGAACCGATCCACTGGGTAGCGACGCGTTACGCGAGTGCCACACAAAGAATACTAGATGTGGGTGTTTTAAATTTCAACCACACAAGATATATGATTTTTAGTTGGCCTTATACAAATTGACGCAAACCCTGATGCAGCAAGGGTGGGAGAGAATGCAAGTAAAAAATGCAGAAAGAAATAAATGTGATGTGCATCATTTTTGACGAAATAGTGTGCGAAGAAATGAAAGAGAGATGAACTCACTACACCTCAATCCTCCTCAGGCGCTGTACCTTGTACATAAATACAAGGAGTCATCATGGGTTTTGTCCTTATCCGGCGTAAAAATTATGCAGCGGTGGGCATGAACACCGAGTGAGCGGCATGGAGGCCGCGAAAGCCAGTGCCGCGTCGGACAAAAACGTCAAAGACGTTTTTGAACAGCACTTGTGCTGGCCCGAAGGGCGAGCCCCATTTATGGAGCGAGTAAACGCGTCACTGGCGGCTCGAAGAGTGGTCATGAACACCGATGGCTCCGCGTAGCGGCATAATTTAGCCGGAAGCCTGGGTTCGCAGGGGGGCGGCGATTGAGCGCCCCTGCGTCGGGCGCGTGCTACGGGGTAGCATGAAAATGATGACACCATCGCGCACGAAACCGTCTCTTAGTCGGCATAAAAATGTAACTAAGAGACAACCCTGTGAAGGGAGAGGTATCGATTACATTACCGGCAGGTTTCTACCGTAATAGATTTCCTGCATTTCGTGATACAGCAGATCGGTGATTCTTTTCCGTTCAGCAGCGCTGAGTTCTTCAGGGCTGACGTTGAACAGATAGTGTTTCAGGTCGAAGTCTTTCAATAGCATCTTGGTATGGAAGATATTTTCCTGATACACGTTCACGTCCATCATGTGATAGAGCGCTTTCATGTCCTCGGACATGAAGTTCTGAACCGAATTGATCTGGTGATCGATGAAATGCTTTATGCCGTTGACATCACGGGTAAATCCCCGCACGCGGTAGTCGATGGTCACAATATCGGATTCAAGCTGGTGGATGAGGTAGTTCAGCGCCTTCAGCGGTGAAATCACGCCACAGGTAGACACTTCGATGTCCGCGCGGAAGGTACAAAGCCCGCCTTCCGGGTGGCTTTCTGGATAGGTATGAACACAGATATGGCTTTTATCCAGATGCGCGACGACGGAATGGGGCAGCGGCCCTGGGTGTTCTGAGGTATCGACATCTCGCGGATCGATGGGTTCTTCGCTGACCAGAATGGTCACGCTGGCACCTTGTGGTTCATAGTCCTGACGTGCGATGTTAAGGACATTGGCACCGATAATTGAGCAGGTTTCAGTGAGGATTTCTGTTAAACGGTTAGCGTTATATTGCTCGTCGATATAGGCGATATAACCGTCACGATCGTCGGCCGTTTTGGTGTAACAGATATCGTAGATACAAAAACTCAGGCTTTTCGTCAGGTTGTTAAAGCCGTGTAGTTTCAGCTTGTGCAATTTACGTCACCCCCTTGTGGTTGTGTGATTACCCTAAGTGATGGATTATTGCGCATTCTGTAGCGCGTTCAGCAGGTACTGTGGCAGAGCAAAACTGCCGATGTGAACATCAGGCGTGTAATAGCGACAGGTAATCCCTGATTGCGCAAAGCGCTGGCGCAGCGTGGCGGCGTCTATCTGGCGCAATGCCGGGTTATTGCTGGCCCAGGCGAACGTCATAATACCGCCGTAATAAGTCGGGATCGCCGCCTGATAAAAACTGACCTCACTGAAATAGTGACTGAGTTTTTTATGGCTACCGACGGCTTCATCCTGTTGCAGGAAACACACGCCATTCTGCGCAACGAAAATCCCGCCTTCGTTCAGGCAGCGGGCGCAGCCCTGATAGAAATCGGAAGTGAACAGGCTTTCGCCGGGGCCGATGGGGTCGGTGCAATCGGAAATAATGACGTCAAACTTTTCACTGCACTGTCGGACGAAATTAACGCCGTCATCAATCACCAGAGTAAAACGCGGGTCGTCATAGCTACCAGCGCTGTGATTGGGCAAGTACTGGCGGCAGAATTCCATCACGCCCGCATCGATCTCCACCATCGTGATATGTTCGACGCCGCGGTGCCGGCTGACTTCTCGCAGCATGCCGCCATCGCCACCACCGATAATCAGGACGCGTTTAGCGTTGCCGTGTGACAGAAGAGGAACGTGGGTGAGCATTTCGTGATAGATGAATTCATCGCGCTCGGTGGTTTGCACCACGCCGTCAAGCGCCATCACGCGGCCTAATGCGTCGTTTTCAAAGATGATGAGATCTTGATGATCGGTCTTCTCGTGATACAGCACACGATCAACCGAAAAATACTGGCCAAAGTTGGCATGTAGGGTTTCATACCAAATTTCTTTCTGGGACATGTTAGGGCTTCCTCCGCGATAACAGCCATGAAAATTGGCGCGCCATCATAGCCGACTCTTTTGCCGCTTGCACGGTCAAATTTCAGTCAGTGCGGAGGAGGGAGAAGGGCGTTACTGCGCGTAGGAAAGTAAACCGAGCGAATTACGTGCCAGAGACTGGCATTTTTTCGGGGTCGGGATAGCGATTTTACTCAGGTCGCGATAGCTGTCTTCACCCATCGCCGTCATGTCGTAAGCGCTGTAATTGCTGAGATCCCAGCGGTTTTGCTGAGCAAAGGCAACCAGTGTCCGACGAATCTGTTCATTCGGCAGATCTTGATAGCCACAGTGGTTTTTCAGATAAACAAAGATCGCGGTCAGATCGGCCAGATCTTCCGCTTCAAATTCATTCAGCGCCTTGCTGGCGGAAGAGAAGCTCATCAGGCTTAGCAGGAGCAGAGCCAGCACAGAGTTTTTCATGGTTGAACCTGTTCCAAATGTTGTCAGATGACGTTATCACAGATATCCCATGAGGTTCCAAGTTTTCTTACGGGAAACCTCTGATTGCGATAAAAAATGGCGGTGGAAGAAGCGGGAAAGTGAGAAGTGTAATGCATTGAAATCGCTATTTTTTATTTTATTTCCGTTCGGTGATCAAAATCACCTCGGGTTAATCGCAGGATTAAAGCGCATTTATCGCTGTTTGATACGATGACGCCGCCGTCAGGCTCTGTTATTAATAACAACGATCTCATCCAATACAGTTTTTATTCTATGATCTCCGGTGTCTGGCGCGTCAGTAGTTGGTGGTTGGCGGGACTGTTGCTGCTTCCTTTAGCAACGGTTTTCTATCAGGCTTTTTTCGCCGACGGGCTGGGATTTGCCCAACTGTGGCAAATCGGGTTGCCCACCTACCTGATACATTCAGCGGTTATCGTACTGGGTACGCTTTTCTTCAGTTTACTGTTTGGATTGCCTTCAGCCTGGTTTATCGCCATGTACCGCTTTCCCGGCCATCGTGTGTTGCAATGGGCGCTTTGCCTGCCGCTCGCGATGCCCGCATTCCTGCTTGCCTATCTTTATACCGATGTATTACGGCATTTTTCGCTGTTGTTACAAGAAGGTGGACTGCTGACAGTCTCATCATGGGTAACATCACACGCTGCTGGGCTACCCGTTTCGCTGGGTTGCGTAAGTCTGGTGCTGGCGCTGGTGTTGTATCCCTACATTTACCTGTTAGTGCGTGAAGCGCTGGTAAAACAGCCTGCGAGTCTCATCCATTCTGCTCGTTTGCTCAATCAGACGCGCACTCAGGTATTCCGCCGCTTATGCTTGCCGCTTGCGCTGCCTGCGATTGCCTGCGGTGGCGCGCTAGTGGTTGTCGAGACGCTGGGGGATTATGGCGCGGCGTCTTACCTTGATATTCCCACCATGACGACACAGGTGCTGGATATCTGGCAGAAGCAGGGCGATATCGGTGCGGCAGCACGCCTTGGTGTATTGATCTTGCCTGCGATCTTCTTCTTGATGTTTCTGGTTAACCTCTGGCGTCGTAAGCAGAAAATTTATCAGGCTCAAGCGAATGCTTCCCAGATGGTTCCGCCTGTGCTGAGCGGGTGGCGCAGCAGGGTGGTGCGTGGCTACTGCTGGGCAATCGTCTGTCTGTCGTTCCTGTTCCCAGTGGTGTATCTGTTATTTCTGGCTCTCCGGCACATGATGTCCATGTGGGATATGGCGTTCCTCCAGGCGGTAATGAATAGCCTGTTGGCGTCTGCCACCGCGACAGTCATCATTACGCTGATGTCGCTGTCGTTTATTTTCTACACGCGTACGGCTGGGGTATTTGCCAATCAGACGCCGGTTCGGCTGGTCAGCCTGAGTTTTGCCTTGCCCGGCGCAGTACTGGCTGTCGGGCTGTTTACGTTGCTATCGCTGGTGGATGGCGGGATTAACCTGTTTGCCCGCACGGCGGGGTTGCCTACTGCCGATGCCTTGCTAGCGGGATCGCTGTTTATTCTCATCCTCGCCTATAGCGTTAAATTCGGGCGTCTGATGCTGGACAGCCTTGAGCGCAGCATGGAAGCCATTCCGCGCTCGCTGGACAGTGCGAGCCTTGTATTGGGAGCTTCTCCCCTCAACCGCTGGTCACGCGTGCATATTCCTCTGTTGCGCCGCAGCCTGTTTATCGGGGCGCTGCTGATTTTCACGGAAAGCATGAAAGAGCTGAATGTTTCGCTGCTGCTGCGTCCTTTCGGGATTGATACGTTAGCAACCTATGTTTTCCGCTTTACGGCGGATGAGCAGATTGCGTCATTTGCCTTTCCTGCGCTGGTGCTGGTGGCGGTGGGGCTAATCCCTGTTTTCTGGCTGAATCGCGCACTGAATATAAAAGGATAATCATATGGCCGCGTCGATAGATATTCTGAGCGTTCAGGCGGTAAGTTGTACGTTGCAGCAGTCTCCCGTGCTGGAGAATATTTCATTTACCGTGCGTGACGATGAGACGATCTGCCTGCTGGGTAAAAACGGCTGCGGCAAAACGGCGCTATTACAGGTGATAGCGGGCCTGCTGCCGATTACTCAGGGTAAGGTCTTGTTGGAAGGAGAGCCCGTCAGCTCGCCGCAAGCGTATGTTTTGCCTGAGCTGCGCCAGGTTGGCCTGATTTTTCAGGACTATGCGCTTTTTCCGCATCTGACGGTGGAAGGCAACATTGCGTTTGGGTTATATGGCCGCCCTGAAAGCGAGGTAAAGCCAATCTGTGTGGAGATGCTGGCGCTTTTACAACTGGATGAGGTTGCCGCGCGTTATCCACACGAACTATCGAATGAACAGCAACAGCGTTTGGCGATTGCCCGCGCGTTGGCCTGTGAGCCGAAATTGCTGTTGCTGGATGAGCCATTTCCCGGACTGGACAGCCAAACTCGCTATCGCCTGATCACCGAATTGCGGCAGGTTCTCAAACAGCGTCATGTCGCGGCGGTTTTCGCTACGCACAGCCGAGAGGAAGCCTTTGCCTGCGCTGACCACTTGATTCTGCTGGATGAAGGGAAAATTATGCAGCAGGGCTATCCCTCTGAGCTGTACCATCGTCCGAATAGCCGCTTTGTGGCTGATTTCATGGGGAATACGAACTATTTGCCCGTGAAAATTATGAGCGACCACCAATGGCAAAGCCCATTGGGCGATCACCATGCGACACATCCACTCAATCAACCGATTGATTCACAGTGTGACTGGATGGTACGACCGGCAGACGTGGCGCTGGCACTCGATCCCGATGGCCCGGCGTCGATCGAAGATCGGCTGTTTATGGGCACATCAAACTTGTATCGGGTGAAGTTGGGAGAACTGATGCTGCTGGTGCAGACGGGCAACTGGTTTGAACCAGGGCAGCAGATACGGTTAAGCATTAAGACGGATCCACCAGTCTTGTATCCTGCTTTACCCGCCGCCAGCGGTCCGGCTGACGGCCCTGAAAAGCAATAATTACGCCTCGCGCAGCTCTGCCGCTGGCATGAGCCACGTGCTATTGTGCTTTTCAAACCCTAATTTCGGGTAGTAATCCACCGCCAGCGGCGCGGCCAGCAAAATGATTTTGCAGCCTTTTTCAAGCTGCTGGGCGGTTTGTTGAATCAGCTTTTTGCCTATTCCCGCATGCTGAAAGTCCTCTGACACTGCCAGATCGGACAAATAGCAGCAAAAATGAAAGTCTGTCACGCTGCGCGCAATTCCCACCAACGTTTCACCTTGCCAGGCGGAAACCAGCAGATTGGCATGCTTCAGCATACCTGCAATCGCTGTCTCATCATCCAATGGGCGACGTGGCCCCAACGAGGTTTTCGCCAACAGCTCAACGAACTGCTGGCTGGAAAGCGGGGCGTTCACTTTGTAGCAAACATCCACAGATGGTGTGCTCATGATGTCTCCTTCGTGGTGTGGTTTCTGATATACTTCGCGCGCCTGGGCATTGCCCAGACTGATGTAAACATCTGTATTGTTAAAAATCAGCATCGTTAAACATCAGCATTGGCGCATCATCGATAATGAGTCTGTCATTCTGCCGATGGTGCTGAATACCTTACTTCAAAGAGTTATCAGTATGATGAAACATACCGTGGAAGTCATGATTTCTGAGCAGGAAGTGATGGCGCGGGTTACCGAACTGGGGCAACAGATCAGCGAACACTACCGTGATAGCGGCAGCGATATGGTGCTGGTGGGGCTATTACGCGGATCGTTTATCTTTATGGCTGATTTATGCCGGGCGATCGACGTTCCTCACGAAGTGGATTTCATGACGGCATCCAGCTATGGCAGCGGTATGAACAGTACGCGCGATGTGAAGATCCTGAAAGATCTGGATGAGGATATTCGCGGTAAAGACGTGCTGATCGTTGAAGACATCATCGATTCAGGTAATACGCTGAGCAAAGTGCGGGAAATTCTGCAACTGCGTGAGCCGAAATCGCTGGCTATCTGTACGCTGCTGGACAAACCGGAGCGCCGTGAAGTGGCGGTTAAAGTCGAGTGGGTTGGGTTCTCGATCCCTGATGAGTTCGTCGTGGGTTACGGCATCGACTATGCCCAGCACTATCGCCACTTACCTTACGTCGGCAAGGTTGTTCCGCAGGAATAATGACAAGATAAAGCCGATGCCGTGAGCGACGCCCAGCGAGTGGGCGTCAGGCAGTGAATCAAGGCAGGGAGGAAATCGCGCGGCGATAACGCTGTTCCAGCGTCTCCCGGTTGGTCGCCGTCACTTCCAGATCGCGCAGACGGCCATCCTGAATGCCGTACACCCAACCGTGGATCGTAACTTTCTGGCCACGCTTCCATGCGGACTGCATGATGGTGGAGTGGCCGAGGTTATACACCTGCTCGACAACATTGATTTCACAAAGCGTGTTCAGACGCTGTTCGGGAGGTAATTCCCCCAGCAGAGAACTATGCTTGTACCACAAATCACGGATATGCAGCAGCCAGTTGTTAATCAAACCCAGTTCCGGGTTTTCCACCGCAGCCTGAACACCGCCGCAGCCGTAGTGGCCGCAGATGATGATGTGTTCGACTTCGAGAACTTCGACGGCATATTGCACGACAGACAGGCAGTTGAGGTCGGTGTGAATAACCAGATTGGCGACATTGCGGTGAACAAACAGTTCACCAGGCTCAAGGCTAGTCAGACTTTCCGCAGGTACGCGACTGTCCGAGCATCCAATCCATAGAAAACGGGGACGTTGTGCCTGCGCCAGACGTTCAAAGTAGCCAGGATCCTCTTCCACCATCGTTTTAGACCAAAGCTGGTTGTTCGCGATGAGCGTTTCAATTTCTTTCATGAAAGTAAATGACCTGTAACAAACAAGGGGCAGTGAGGAGTAATATAAGGCAACATGCGTCGTTTGAAAAACGATAGTTTATACTCGTCATACTTCAAGTTGCATGTACGTTGGCTGCGTTCACTCACCCGAATCACTTACCTGAGTAAGCTCATCGGGATTCCTTCTCTTGCCGCCTTCCTGAAACTTGAATTATTTAGAGTATTTATTTGTCACACTTCGAACCTGTAGAACTCACTGATAATAAGGCAATCCATTTCTTATGACATATGCACTGGAACTGGCGCAATTAACCAAAACCTATCCGGGAGGCGTCAAAGCGTTACGGGGGATCGACCTGAACGTGGAAGCGGGGGATTTCTACGCGCTGCTGGGGCCGAATGGCGCGGGAAAATCCACGACGATTGGGATTATCAGCTCGCTGGTGAACAAAACCGCCGGCAAAGTTCGCGTCTTCGGCTATGACCTTGAGCTGGATAAAGTGAATGCGAAACGCCAACTGGGGCTGGTTCCACAGGAATTTAACTTCAACCCCTTCGAAACAGTATTACAGATTGTGGTTAACCAGGCGGGCTACTATGGCGTGAAACGTCAGGATGCCTTGCAGCGTGCGGAAAAATACCTGAAACAGCTAGACCTATGGGAGAAACGCAGCGAAAAGGCGATGATGTTGTCCGGCGGGATGAAGCGTCGCCTGATGATTGCGCGTGCGCTAATGCATGAGCCTAAGTTGCTGATTCTTGATGAACCGACGGCGGGCGTGGATATTGAATTACGTCGTTCCATGTGGGGGTTTTTGAAAGCGCTGAACGCGCAGGGCACCACGATTATCCTGACGACGCACTATCTTGAAGAAGCGGAAATGCTGTGCCGCAACATTGGGATCATCCAGCGGGGAGATCTGGTGGAAAATACCTCGATGAAGCAGCTACTTGGCAAGCTGAAGTCAGAAACGTTTATTTTCGATCTGGCGGCGAAAAGCCCGCTGCCGCAGTTGGAAGGCTACACCTTCCGTCTGACGGACACGTCAACGCTGGAAGTCGATGTCATGCGTGAGCAAGGTCTGAATGCGTTATTCAGTCAGCTCAACGCACAGGGGATAACGATATTGAGTATGCGTAATAAAGCGAACCGGTTGGAAGAGCTGTTTGTCACGCTGGTGAATGGGACAAGCAGTAAGGGAGAAAAGGCATGATGCATTTGTATTGGGTGGCGCTACAGAGTATCTGGGTAAAAGAAGTCACTCGATTTGGGCGGATCTGGATTCAGACGCTAGTGCCGCCAGTGATCACCATGACGCTGTATTTTATTATTTTCGGTAACCTGATTGGCTCGCGTATCGGTGAAATGCACGGGTTTACCTACATGCAGTTTATCGTGCCGGGGTTGATCATGATGGCGGTGATCACCAACGCGTATGCCAACGTGGCCTCTTCCTTTTTCAGCGCCAAGTTTCAGCGCAATATTGAAGAGCTGCTGGTTGCGCCCGTGCCGACCCATGTGGTTATCGCGGGTTATGTTGGCGGTGGTATCGCACGCGGCCTGTGCGTGGGCATTCTGGTGACGGCGGTGTCGCTGTTCTTCGTTCCGCTGCATGTTCATGCCTGGTGGGTGATTGTTCTGACGCTATTGCTGACGGCGATGTTGTTCTCACTGGCAGGCTTATTGAATGCGGTATTTGCGAAAACCTTTGATGATATCAGTCTGATTCCGACGTTTGTGTTAACGCCGTTGACCTATCTGGGCGGGGTATTTTATTCGCTGACGCTGCTGCCGCCGTTCTGGCAGGCGGTATCTAAACTGAACCCGGTGGTATACATGATCAGTGGCTTCCGCTACGGTTTTCTCGGGATTCAGGACGTGCCGCTGCTGTTTACGATGTCGGTGCTGATTGCCTTTATCGTGGTATTTTATTTGCTGGTCTGGTGGCTGATTGAACGCGGACGCGGGCTGCGGACGTAGTGTGTCAATTCTGCAAATGAAAAGGCGGTGGTAACACCGTGTTAGTCTTTTTGCAGACTGATTTAAGAAGTGAAAACGGTAGTAATGGAATAGAAGAGTAAAGCGTCCGCGCCAGGGATGGCGCGGCTCGAGCTTACAAGGAGGTACTTGCAGCGTCTTTACGATCTATCCATTACTACCGCTCGATTCCGTCAAAAACTTGGCGATCAGGCAACCTGAACCGGAATCGCTTTGGCCTGACGTTGCAGCTCGTTATCGCCAGAGAAATAGGCAACCTTGGGGCTGTGGCTTCTGGCCTGCTCGTCGGACATTTGCACGTAGGAACAGATAATCAGTTTGTCGCCGACGCAGGCAAGGCGAGCAGCAGCACCGTTCACGGAGATAATGCGTGAACCCCTTTCGCCCGCAATCGCGTAGGTAGAGAAACGCTGACCGTTATCAACGTTGTAGATATCAATCGCTTCGTATTCCAGAATGCCAGCGGCATCCATAAAATCCTGATCGATGGCGCAAGAGCCTTCATAATGCAAGTCAGCCTGAGTCACTTTGACCCGGTGCAGCTTGCCTTGCAGCATGGTACGTATCATCGCTTTGTTACCTCGGTTCATACAGTCAAATCGACCTGGTGGTTATCAATCAATCTGGCCTTGCCTAACCAGGCAGCCATCAAAATCACTGCACGCGTGCTGGCCGCGTTTAGCGGTTGTAGTGTATCAGCATCGCGGATAAACAGTTCATCAGGCGTAAAGCCCGCTGCACGCAACTGTTCTGCCGTCTGTTCCAGCAATGTGTCTATCTGACGATCGCCGTTGTCCAATTGTGCGGAAAGCGCCATCATCAGCTGATAAAGTGTTGGTGCCAGCTGGCGTTCTTCAGCACTGAGGTAGCCATTACGTGAACTCAATGCCAGCCCATCTTTTGCACGTGCGATAGGGACGCCAATGATATCAATGTCATAGCCCATATCGCGGACGAGTTGTCGAATCAGCGCTAGCTGCTGATAATCTTTCTCACCAAAGCAGGCTACATCTGGCTGTACCAGATTGAACAGCTTACTGACAATGGTGGCTACGCCCCGGAAATGGCCGGGACGGCTGGCACCTTCCAACATGGAAGACAGGCCAGGCACATCGACAAACGTTTGTGACTCCAGCCCATTTGGGTATATCACATCCGGGCTCGGCGCGAAAACCAGATCGGTACCGCGGCGATTCAATTTCTCGCAGTCTTCCTGCAATGTCCGGGGGTAGCGGGCTAAATCATCTGGCCGCTCAAACTGCATGGGATTGACAAAAACGCTGACAATAACGATGTCGGCGCGAGCTCTGGCTTCATCGACCAGCGTCATGTGCCCGTCATGCAAGTTACCCATGGTGGGAACCAAAGCAATGCGTTTCCCTTCCTGACGCCAGCGGCGAACTTCGCGGCGCAGCAGCAGAGGGGTTTCGATTATTAACACACTCGTACTCCTAAAAAATATACCCGTCATACTTCAAGCTGCATGTGCGTTGGCTACGTTCACTCACCCGAATCACTTACTCAAGTAAGCTCATCGGGATTCTTTCTCTTGCCGCCTTCCTGCAACTCGAATTATTTAGGGTATAAGTCCGATTAACGGAATGCTCGTTTTTTAATGAAATGAATGTTCTTCGGCCGGATAGATACCCTGTTCGACTTCTTGTGCATACAAACGCACTGCCGAACGGATATCCCCCCCGCTTTGCGCCAGAAAGTTCTTGGCGAACTTAGGCGTGTTGTCACCGGTAATGCCGAAAGCATCATGCATGACCAGAATCTGCCCGTCGGTCACGTTGCCAGCGCCAATGCCGATCACCGGAATCGACAGCGCATCCGTAACGCGTTTAGCCAGCGCAACCGGTACACATTCTAGTACCAGCAACTGTGCTCCCGCTTCTTCAAGCGCGAGGGCATCGGCCAGCAGTTGATTGGCATCGCTTTCGCTTCGGCCCTGAATTTTATAGCCGCCGAAGATGTTAACGGATTGCGGTGTCAGACCCAGATGGCCGCAAACCGGCACGGCGCGTTCGGTCAGCATTTTTACCGTTGGCGCAAGCCAGCTTCCGCCTTCCAGCTTCACCATATTCGCACCTGCACGCATTAGCTCTGCGGCCTGACTGAATGTTTGCTCCGGCGTGGCATAGGTCATAAAAGGCATATCGGAGAGAACCAGCGCCAGTGGGGCGCCGCGGCGCACACACTGTGTGTGGTAAACGATGTCGTTGGTGGTCACGGGTAAGGTGGAATCGTGACCTTGCACGGTCATTCCCAGAGAATCACCTACTAGCATCACGCGAATGCCTTGTTCAAAAAATAGGCGAGAGAAGCTGGCGTCGTAAGCGGTAATCGTAGCGAATTTTCGCTGCTCTTGTTTCCATTGGCGCAAATGGGAGATAGTCGTCGGTTTCATGACGGTCTTCCTATGTCAATAGGGCGAAGAATTAAGGGAGACATTCTAATGTAAGCTGACGTGTAGCGATATACCCGTCATGCTTCAAGCTACAGATGTGAGAGGTGTTGATAAGCGGGGCGGTCAGTTGGCCTCGCGATTCCGTCGGTTTATTGTCTGTCCCATAATGTCAGACCGTTGCGATCGACATGGGTTAGCCGCTGGGCAAGTGTTTCACCGTCAGGGAACGCCAGGTCTGGGGCGATTTCTGCCAGCGGGTAGAGCATGAACTCACGGTTTTTCATATCATAATGCGGTACGGTCAGGCGTTCAGTCTGGATCTCGTCATTGCCGAACAGCAGAATATCCAGATCCAACGTGCGCGGGCCCCAGCGGTGTTCCTTGCGCTCACGGCCTTGTTCCAGTTCGATGGCCTGTGTGCGATCCAACAGCGACTCGGCTGCAAGTTCGGTTTCCAGTTCAACGACGGCATTGAGATAGTCTGGCTGATCCTGCGGGCCGAGCGGGCGACTACGGTAAAACGAGGAGCAGCAAACGACGCGAGTATGGGGAATCGCGTCTAGCGCAGACAATGCCGCGCGCACCTGTTGCAAAGGCTGGGCAAGATTGCTGCCCAGCGCCAGATACACGCGTGTCA
Protein-coding sequences here:
- the hpt gene encoding hypoxanthine phosphoribosyltransferase, with the protein product MKHTVEVMISEQEVMARVTELGQQISEHYRDSGSDMVLVGLLRGSFIFMADLCRAIDVPHEVDFMTASSYGSGMNSTRDVKILKDLDEDIRGKDVLIVEDIIDSGNTLSKVREILQLREPKSLAICTLLDKPERREVAVKVEWVGFSIPDEFVVGYGIDYAQHYRHLPYVGKVVPQE
- the can gene encoding carbonate dehydratase translates to MKEIETLIANNQLWSKTMVEEDPGYFERLAQAQRPRFLWIGCSDSRVPAESLTSLEPGELFVHRNVANLVIHTDLNCLSVVQYAVEVLEVEHIIICGHYGCGGVQAAVENPELGLINNWLLHIRDLWYKHSSLLGELPPEQRLNTLCEINVVEQVYNLGHSTIMQSAWKRGQKVTIHGWVYGIQDGRLRDLEVTATNRETLEQRYRRAISSLP
- a CDS encoding ABC transporter ATP-binding protein; protein product: MTYALELAQLTKTYPGGVKALRGIDLNVEAGDFYALLGPNGAGKSTTIGIISSLVNKTAGKVRVFGYDLELDKVNAKRQLGLVPQEFNFNPFETVLQIVVNQAGYYGVKRQDALQRAEKYLKQLDLWEKRSEKAMMLSGGMKRRLMIARALMHEPKLLILDEPTAGVDIELRRSMWGFLKALNAQGTTIILTTHYLEEAEMLCRNIGIIQRGDLVENTSMKQLLGKLKSETFIFDLAAKSPLPQLEGYTFRLTDTSTLEVDVMREQGLNALFSQLNAQGITILSMRNKANRLEELFVTLVNGTSSKGEKA
- a CDS encoding ABC transporter permease; this translates as MMHLYWVALQSIWVKEVTRFGRIWIQTLVPPVITMTLYFIIFGNLIGSRIGEMHGFTYMQFIVPGLIMMAVITNAYANVASSFFSAKFQRNIEELLVAPVPTHVVIAGYVGGGIARGLCVGILVTAVSLFFVPLHVHAWWVIVLTLLLTAMLFSLAGLLNAVFAKTFDDISLIPTFVLTPLTYLGGVFYSLTLLPPFWQAVSKLNPVVYMISGFRYGFLGIQDVPLLFTMSVLIAFIVVFYLLVWWLIERGRGLRT
- the panD gene encoding aspartate 1-decarboxylase, which gives rise to MIRTMLQGKLHRVKVTQADLHYEGSCAIDQDFMDAAGILEYEAIDIYNVDNGQRFSTYAIAGERGSRIISVNGAAARLACVGDKLIICSYVQMSDEQARSHSPKVAYFSGDNELQRQAKAIPVQVA
- the panC gene encoding pantoate--beta-alanine ligase, encoding MLIIETPLLLRREVRRWRQEGKRIALVPTMGNLHDGHMTLVDEARARADIVIVSVFVNPMQFERPDDLARYPRTLQEDCEKLNRRGTDLVFAPSPDVIYPNGLESQTFVDVPGLSSMLEGASRPGHFRGVATIVSKLFNLVQPDVACFGEKDYQQLALIRQLVRDMGYDIDIIGVPIARAKDGLALSSRNGYLSAEERQLAPTLYQLMMALSAQLDNGDRQIDTLLEQTAEQLRAAGFTPDELFIRDADTLQPLNAASTRAVILMAAWLGKARLIDNHQVDLTV
- the panB gene encoding 3-methyl-2-oxobutanoate hydroxymethyltransferase — its product is MKPTTISHLRQWKQEQRKFATITAYDASFSRLFFEQGIRVMLVGDSLGMTVQGHDSTLPVTTNDIVYHTQCVRRGAPLALVLSDMPFMTYATPEQTFSQAAELMRAGANMVKLEGGSWLAPTVKMLTERAVPVCGHLGLTPQSVNIFGGYKIQGRSESDANQLLADALALEEAGAQLLVLECVPVALAKRVTDALSIPVIGIGAGNVTDGQILVMHDAFGITGDNTPKFAKNFLAQSGGDIRSAVRLYAQEVEQGIYPAEEHSFH
- the folK gene encoding 2-amino-4-hydroxy-6-hydroxymethyldihydropteridine diphosphokinase; translation: MTRVYLALGSNLAQPLQQVRAALSALDAIPHTRVVCCSSFYRSRPLGPQDQPDYLNAVVELETELAAESLLDRTQAIELEQGRERKEHRWGPRTLDLDILLFGNDEIQTERLTVPHYDMKNREFMLYPLAEIAPDLAFPDGETLAQRLTHVDRNGLTLWDRQ